One region of Jonesiaceae bacterium BS-20 genomic DNA includes:
- a CDS encoding metal-sensitive transcriptional regulator, producing MEIPQDVAKPVINRMRRAHGQLAGVIKMLEEGRECEEVVMQLAAVSKALDKAGFGLVAGTLKECMRTGESEVDSAKLEKMFLSLA from the coding sequence AAAGCCAGTAATCAACCGGATGCGCCGCGCACACGGTCAGCTTGCCGGTGTCATCAAGATGCTGGAAGAAGGCCGCGAATGCGAAGAGGTGGTCATGCAGTTGGCGGCGGTAAGCAAAGCCCTCGACAAAGCCGGCTTTGGCCTGGTTGCCGGCACGCTCAAGGAATGCATGCGCACCGGTGAATCCGAGGTGGACAGCGCGAAACTTGAAAAGATGTTCCTATCGCTTGCCTAA